The following proteins are co-located in the Parafannyhessea umbonata genome:
- a CDS encoding VaFE repeat-containing surface-anchored protein — translation MGRVRKRARGTIARRVVAAIASAALVLSQALGALAPAVAYASTGTMRVTTETNGGEGFLSFGSDSGSQLFCISPEAHNPTGTTFTRWDYTGEATGILPDPHALAYLVHIMAPGNPLGLERPDQAINVAVWMLCGMDVDLSSGAYSVGRMSGNVYSGAGGRASRADAGKIQAAVADARAHAGKAGAWDRASKVWYSPNGTVQSVVEVLPTGGVELTKSSANHEVSDANGSYSLEGATYTVYSDEACTQAVATIVTDASGHGSAQGLRAGSYWARETKPARNYALSTDVIPLTVEAGRTTKATATDAPQVNPLGIVLAKADAETGKASPLGAATLKGATFEVRYYDGQYDEGSLPAKATRIWTVTTGEDGTADLGSATGDALYRDSRGEACVPVGTVAITETSAPNGYLGDDATHVVHVTGEGTAETVSTYATPTVAEQVRRGDIELVKAESGSMARLAGVPFRITSATTGESHIIVTDENGQASTSSSWAAHTTRTNANDSAGEGTWDASAGVWFSGTADSQTAPDDSKGALPYDTYLVEELPCAANQGLRLVSMTARVTRDATTVNLGTVDDDQGPRIATTLTGEGGEHLAEAAERVELTDEVEYENLVPGKEYELAGTLMDRETGKAVTGADGKAVTATAKLAPKLSTGKAKVTFEFDATGLSGHSVVAFEELSQGGKVVATHADIDDEGQTVLFPKIGTTATDAEDGSHDAAADDDVTITDTVEYESLVPGKEYTLTGTLMDRETGEAVTDAKGEKVTATTKLTPEEASGKATVTFRFDGSDLAGRTVVAFEELSRHGHEYATHADLSDEGQSVAFPQVTTSARDAADGDKVIDAAPGQRVADTVSYSNVTPGTEYRVRGRLLDAETGKELATAETTVTPESSEGTVEVAFDVDGTGLEGRRLVCTEELSRAGKVVATHANLKDEGQTVSLPGIHTTATDAADGDHEATAADKVAITDRVEWSGLVKGREYTVTGTLMDKSTGERVKGSDGSPVTASATFTADAESGSTDVTFEFDGSALAGHDVVAFETIAHDGKTVATHADLEDEGQTVSITEAPPETPKEEKATKGGGQLPKTGDAGAPLATIAGLCSAAGLSLAGARALRRRGRRDADGDAGIEIRRGPATGPDPLGGGDGDE, via the coding sequence ATGGGACGAGTGAGAAAGAGGGCGAGGGGAACGATCGCGCGGAGGGTGGTCGCGGCCATCGCATCGGCCGCGCTCGTGCTCAGCCAGGCCCTGGGCGCGCTGGCGCCCGCGGTGGCGTACGCCTCGACCGGGACCATGAGGGTGACGACGGAGACCAACGGCGGCGAGGGCTTCCTCTCGTTCGGGAGCGACTCCGGCAGCCAGCTCTTCTGCATCAGCCCCGAGGCGCACAACCCCACGGGGACCACGTTCACCAGGTGGGACTACACGGGCGAGGCCACGGGCATCCTGCCCGACCCGCACGCGCTGGCGTACCTCGTCCACATCATGGCGCCGGGCAACCCGCTCGGCCTCGAGAGGCCCGACCAGGCGATCAACGTGGCCGTGTGGATGCTCTGCGGCATGGACGTGGACCTCTCCAGCGGCGCCTACAGCGTCGGGAGGATGTCGGGCAACGTCTACAGCGGCGCCGGCGGCAGGGCGAGCCGCGCCGACGCGGGCAAGATCCAGGCGGCGGTCGCCGACGCACGCGCCCACGCGGGCAAGGCGGGCGCCTGGGACCGCGCGAGCAAGGTCTGGTACTCGCCGAACGGCACGGTCCAGAGCGTCGTAGAGGTGCTCCCCACGGGCGGCGTCGAGCTCACCAAGTCGTCCGCGAACCACGAGGTGTCCGACGCCAACGGCAGCTACTCGCTCGAGGGCGCGACCTACACCGTCTACTCCGACGAGGCCTGCACCCAGGCGGTCGCGACGATCGTCACCGACGCGAGCGGGCACGGCTCCGCCCAGGGGCTGCGCGCCGGGAGCTACTGGGCGAGGGAGACCAAGCCCGCGAGGAACTACGCGCTCTCGACCGACGTGATCCCCCTCACGGTGGAGGCGGGGAGGACCACCAAGGCCACGGCGACCGACGCCCCCCAGGTGAACCCGCTGGGGATCGTGCTCGCGAAGGCCGACGCGGAGACGGGCAAGGCGTCCCCGCTGGGCGCCGCGACGCTCAAGGGCGCCACCTTCGAGGTCCGCTACTACGACGGGCAGTACGACGAGGGGAGCCTCCCCGCGAAGGCCACCCGCATCTGGACAGTCACCACGGGCGAGGACGGCACCGCCGACCTCGGGTCCGCCACGGGCGACGCGCTCTACCGAGACTCCAGGGGCGAGGCCTGCGTGCCGGTGGGAACGGTCGCCATCACCGAGACCTCCGCCCCCAACGGATACCTGGGGGACGACGCCACCCACGTCGTCCACGTGACCGGCGAGGGCACCGCCGAGACCGTCTCCACCTACGCCACCCCCACGGTCGCCGAGCAGGTCAGGCGCGGCGACATCGAGCTCGTGAAGGCCGAGTCCGGCAGCATGGCGCGCCTCGCGGGCGTGCCGTTCCGGATCACCTCCGCCACCACGGGCGAGTCCCACATCATCGTGACCGACGAGAACGGCCAGGCCAGCACCTCGTCGTCCTGGGCCGCCCACACCACGCGCACGAACGCCAACGACTCGGCGGGCGAGGGGACCTGGGACGCCTCCGCGGGCGTGTGGTTCAGCGGCACCGCGGACTCCCAGACCGCCCCGGACGACTCCAAGGGCGCCCTGCCCTACGACACGTACCTCGTCGAGGAGCTCCCGTGCGCCGCGAACCAGGGGCTCCGCCTCGTGAGCATGACCGCGCGGGTCACGCGCGACGCCACCACCGTGAACCTCGGAACAGTAGATGACGACCAGGGGCCGCGCATCGCCACGACCCTCACCGGCGAGGGCGGCGAGCACCTGGCCGAGGCCGCCGAGCGCGTCGAGCTCACCGACGAGGTCGAGTACGAGAACCTCGTGCCAGGGAAGGAGTACGAGCTCGCGGGAACCCTCATGGACCGCGAGACCGGCAAGGCCGTGACCGGCGCGGACGGCAAGGCCGTCACCGCCACGGCGAAGCTGGCCCCCAAGCTCTCCACGGGCAAGGCCAAGGTCACCTTCGAGTTCGACGCGACCGGGCTCTCCGGCCACTCCGTCGTGGCGTTCGAGGAGCTCAGCCAGGGCGGGAAGGTGGTTGCCACGCACGCAGACATCGACGATGAGGGGCAGACGGTCCTGTTCCCCAAGATCGGCACCACCGCGACGGACGCCGAGGACGGCTCCCACGACGCGGCGGCAGACGACGACGTGACCATCACGGACACCGTCGAGTACGAGAGCCTCGTGCCCGGGAAGGAGTACACCCTCACCGGCACCCTCATGGACCGCGAGACCGGCGAGGCCGTCACGGACGCGAAGGGCGAGAAGGTCACCGCAACCACGAAGCTCACACCCGAGGAGGCAAGCGGAAAGGCGACAGTCACGTTCAGGTTCGACGGCTCCGACCTCGCGGGCCGCACGGTCGTCGCCTTCGAGGAGCTCTCGCGCCACGGCCACGAGTACGCCACGCACGCCGACCTCTCGGACGAGGGGCAGAGCGTGGCGTTCCCCCAGGTCACGACGTCGGCGAGGGATGCGGCGGACGGCGACAAGGTGATAGACGCGGCTCCCGGCCAACGCGTCGCCGACACCGTCTCCTACTCCAACGTCACCCCCGGGACCGAGTACAGGGTCAGGGGACGCCTGCTCGACGCCGAGACGGGCAAGGAGCTCGCCACGGCGGAGACGACCGTCACCCCCGAGTCCTCCGAGGGCACCGTCGAGGTCGCCTTCGACGTGGACGGCACCGGGCTCGAGGGGAGGAGGCTCGTCTGCACGGAGGAGCTCTCCCGCGCGGGCAAGGTCGTCGCCACCCACGCCAATCTGAAGGACGAGGGGCAGACGGTGAGCCTGCCCGGCATCCACACCACGGCGACCGACGCGGCGGACGGCGACCACGAGGCCACGGCCGCGGACAAGGTCGCCATCACGGACAGGGTCGAGTGGTCCGGGCTCGTCAAGGGCCGCGAGTACACGGTCACGGGCACGCTCATGGACAAGTCCACGGGCGAGAGGGTCAAGGGAAGCGACGGCAGCCCCGTCACCGCCAGCGCCACCTTCACCGCGGACGCCGAGTCCGGCAGCACCGACGTCACGTTCGAGTTCGACGGCAGCGCGCTCGCAGGGCACGACGTGGTTGCCTTCGAGACCATCGCCCACGATGGGAAGACCGTCGCCACCCACGCCGACCTCGAGGACGAGGGGCAGACGGTGAGCATCACCGAGGCCCCGCCCGAGACCCCCAAGGAGGAGAAGGCCACCAAGGGCGGTGGCCAGCTTCCCAAGACGGGCGACGCCGGCGCGCCCCTGGCGACGATCGCCGGCCTCTGCTCCGCCGCGGGGCTCTCCCTCGCGGGCGCACGCGCGCTCAGGCGCCGCGGACGCCGCGACGCGGACGGGGACGCCGGGATCGAGATCCGCCGAGGGCCCGCGACGGGGCCGGACCCGCTCGGTGGAGGCGACGGCGATGAGTAA
- a CDS encoding DNA gyrase — translation MEGERDGRVVVTLHENFVREHIRYTDRRTGEEREFNQARVPSGTVVGGTDYGGWEFTPLSVGPSALRGERWRDLPLPADRQVLLRRSVLDAEGNPVLGEDGRRVRESARVDPAELRDAIVEGRRRWAREHSQGRALGTRASEAREGSRGIAGDARQAREQGGRGQWDE, via the coding sequence ATGGAAGGAGAGAGGGACGGCCGGGTGGTGGTCACCCTGCACGAGAACTTCGTGCGGGAGCACATCCGCTACACGGACCGCAGGACCGGGGAGGAGCGCGAGTTCAACCAGGCCCGCGTCCCCTCCGGGACGGTCGTCGGGGGGACGGACTACGGCGGCTGGGAGTTCACGCCGCTGTCGGTGGGGCCGTCGGCCCTGCGCGGTGAGAGGTGGCGAGACCTGCCGCTCCCCGCGGACCGGCAGGTGCTCCTGCGCCGCTCGGTCCTCGACGCCGAGGGCAACCCCGTCCTCGGCGAGGACGGGAGGCGCGTGCGCGAGAGCGCGCGGGTCGACCCCGCCGAGCTCAGGGACGCGATCGTGGAGGGCCGTCGCCGCTGGGCGCGCGAGCACTCGCAGGGGCGGGCCCTGGGGACGCGCGCGAGCGAGGCGCGGGAGGGCTCGCGCGGCATCGCGGGGGACGCAAGACAGGCACGCGAGCAGGGAGGACGCGGGCAATGGGACGAGTGA
- a CDS encoding conjugal transfer protein TrbL: protein MRGAKRAGALRLAAAAGLALAVALLVPHPAFASIADDINSWMCGVLRDTCNWIFAAQARVLASIGVEGVLSKPFSSMLGTAGGTTLAEMARGAWQAAVLPIGCGVLSMVFTAQLVHISQRMDGNASVPAIREVVFLLVFFAVNLFLVQNSFELMRALYEVARLAITRVTALFGTGGAMDLSAVSIVTEDDDVAALLAMVVVALVSWLVVVVAYVVALVVTWARAIQLYVMAALSPIPLALLGLDETRQMGVGYLRQFASVCLAGLVITLLLIAFPVVLGGLNAASAGTGTPVDSVVGGLSYALQYLAMCVLLVLSLAKSGAWARDALGG from the coding sequence ATGCGCGGAGCAAAGAGGGCGGGGGCCCTCCGGCTCGCCGCCGCCGCGGGGCTCGCGCTCGCCGTCGCGCTCCTCGTCCCGCACCCGGCCTTCGCCTCGATAGCCGACGACATCAACTCGTGGATGTGCGGGGTCCTGCGCGACACCTGCAACTGGATCTTCGCCGCCCAGGCGAGGGTGCTCGCGTCGATAGGGGTGGAGGGCGTGCTCTCCAAGCCCTTCTCGTCGATGCTCGGCACGGCGGGCGGAACGACGCTCGCCGAGATGGCGCGCGGCGCCTGGCAGGCGGCCGTCCTGCCCATCGGCTGCGGGGTCCTCTCCATGGTCTTCACGGCCCAGCTCGTGCACATCTCCCAGCGCATGGACGGCAACGCCTCCGTCCCGGCCATCAGGGAGGTCGTGTTCCTGCTCGTGTTCTTCGCCGTGAACCTCTTCCTCGTGCAGAACTCGTTCGAGCTCATGAGGGCCCTCTACGAGGTCGCGCGCCTCGCGATAACCCGCGTGACGGCGCTGTTCGGCACGGGCGGGGCCATGGACCTCTCGGCCGTCTCGATCGTGACCGAGGACGACGACGTGGCGGCGCTCCTCGCGATGGTCGTCGTCGCGCTCGTCAGCTGGCTCGTCGTGGTGGTCGCCTACGTGGTGGCCCTCGTCGTCACCTGGGCCAGGGCGATCCAGCTCTACGTGATGGCGGCGCTCAGCCCCATCCCGCTGGCGCTCCTGGGCCTGGACGAGACCAGGCAGATGGGGGTCGGCTACCTCAGGCAGTTCGCGTCCGTGTGCCTCGCGGGCCTCGTGATCACGCTGCTCCTCATAGCGTTCCCCGTCGTGCTCGGCGGGCTCAACGCGGCGAGCGCCGGCACCGGTACGCCCGTCGACTCGGTCGTGGGCGGGCTCAGCTACGCGCTCCAGTACCTCGCCATGTGCGTCCTGCTCGTGCTCTCGCTCGCGAAGAGCGGGGCATGGGCCAGGGACGCCCTCGGCGGGTAG
- a CDS encoding NlpC/P60 family protein: MSADAKDAESRLASQAPDPASVAFEGRTDAVRAGIVRDADAEPTRALGGRRGPRRGRGSSARRQAGRAAVPVAAAGRDAFGADADGDDDLGDDALRRVARSARDRAVRRAREGGTGHDAAGTGGAQAEATESEAPPDPAAQGQTTARNGAASPAAATEGRPPAPAATRRGTATGAARVAHEPRTSDSLARRGRGRRRVGLRESRVRRAISRAHRTAAPAGVAAQGAAAAPPARRDAAGKAAAASGAALPLAGAVAGILAAVLAATLVSQALGSVFGFWEHEDEARRSVEGLPPYVTYSMVLAALECQDEYGHPAGCTLAQIIVESGVGDHLSGLATRDNNLFGIKWASSFASCPEVTGKESWQTSEEYGGASVTVAAAFTRFRSAEDCIRFRSRVLLQAANYRDNAKIRQAVAARDSDLMAEGLKEAGYATSSSYVESLKSAMDAYGLRRFDSMTAADLRAAGTAGTGGGAIVAAAQTQIGTPYVWGGTTPYRALDCSGLTQWCYAQAGIRIPRNSEDQAAAGTRVPLSQAQPGDILWKPGHVGIYIGGDSYIHAPKPGDHVRVGTGIGYFTCAIRY; the protein is encoded by the coding sequence ATGAGCGCCGACGCGAAGGACGCCGAGAGCCGCCTGGCATCCCAGGCCCCGGACCCGGCGTCCGTCGCCTTCGAGGGCAGGACCGACGCCGTGCGCGCGGGGATCGTGCGCGACGCGGACGCGGAGCCCACACGGGCCCTCGGGGGCAGGCGCGGGCCCCGGCGCGGGCGCGGCTCGAGCGCCCGCAGGCAGGCGGGGCGGGCCGCGGTACCCGTCGCCGCCGCAGGCCGGGACGCCTTCGGGGCCGACGCCGACGGCGACGACGACCTCGGGGACGACGCGCTCCGCCGCGTCGCACGCTCGGCGCGCGACCGCGCAGTCCGCAGGGCCCGCGAGGGCGGCACCGGCCACGACGCCGCAGGCACGGGAGGCGCGCAGGCGGAGGCGACGGAGAGCGAGGCGCCGCCCGACCCGGCGGCGCAAGGCCAAACCACTGCCCGGAACGGCGCCGCGTCGCCCGCCGCCGCCACGGAGGGGAGGCCGCCCGCGCCCGCCGCCACGCGGCGCGGCACCGCCACGGGGGCCGCGAGGGTCGCGCACGAGCCGCGCACGAGCGACTCGCTCGCGAGGCGCGGTCGCGGCAGGCGCCGCGTGGGCCTCCGCGAGTCCCGCGTGCGGCGCGCGATCTCCCGCGCCCACCGGACCGCCGCCCCCGCGGGCGTCGCGGCCCAGGGGGCGGCGGCCGCACCGCCCGCGCGCAGGGACGCCGCCGGCAAGGCCGCCGCCGCGTCCGGGGCGGCACTGCCGCTCGCCGGGGCCGTGGCCGGGATCCTCGCGGCCGTGCTGGCCGCGACCCTCGTCTCGCAGGCGCTGGGGTCCGTCTTCGGGTTCTGGGAGCACGAGGACGAGGCGCGCCGCTCGGTGGAGGGCCTGCCGCCCTACGTCACCTACTCGATGGTGCTCGCCGCGCTCGAGTGCCAGGACGAGTACGGGCACCCCGCGGGGTGCACGCTCGCGCAGATCATCGTCGAGTCCGGCGTCGGGGACCACCTATCCGGGCTCGCGACCCGCGACAACAACCTCTTCGGCATCAAGTGGGCGTCGAGCTTCGCCTCCTGCCCGGAGGTCACCGGGAAGGAGTCGTGGCAGACGAGCGAGGAGTACGGCGGCGCGAGCGTCACCGTCGCCGCCGCGTTCACGAGGTTCAGGTCCGCGGAGGACTGCATCAGGTTCCGCTCGCGCGTGCTCCTGCAGGCGGCCAACTACCGCGACAACGCCAAGATCCGGCAGGCCGTGGCGGCCCGCGACTCCGACCTCATGGCGGAGGGCCTCAAGGAGGCGGGCTACGCCACGTCGTCCTCCTACGTGGAGTCGCTCAAGTCCGCGATGGACGCCTACGGGCTCAGGAGGTTCGACTCCATGACGGCGGCGGACCTCCGGGCGGCCGGGACCGCGGGCACCGGGGGCGGCGCCATCGTCGCCGCGGCCCAGACGCAGATCGGCACGCCCTACGTCTGGGGAGGGACGACGCCCTACAGGGCGCTCGACTGCTCCGGCCTCACGCAGTGGTGCTACGCGCAGGCGGGGATCCGGATCCCGCGCAACTCGGAGGACCAGGCGGCCGCCGGCACGCGCGTGCCGCTCTCGCAGGCCCAGCCCGGCGACATCCTCTGGAAGCCGGGCCACGTCGGCATCTACATAGGCGGCGACTCGTACATACACGCGCCGAAGCCCGGCGACCACGTGCGCGTGGGCACGGGCATCGGCTACTTCACCTGCGCGATCAGGTACTAG
- a CDS encoding VirB4-like conjugal transfer ATPase, CD1110 family has protein sequence MSRARKEASGEGEGRGPRLRLAGRGKSVGQRMREQDRELADATAEQRRRRHAARDVYDAIGFESMWADGICEVERGLFSQTVAFSDISYQSARKEAQEAVFSAWCQLLDGFGADSSVQLSITNTPIPAEEIGSRSFFDESDPVTGRFAAEYNRILNDKMREGISNLVRTRHLTYAVGARDVESAVPRLARIRGEVTQALQRVRCEVEPLDGPARLEAMGALIRPGRRIPTDWSLLAAHTGLRAKDLVCPGCIETKPGGSASKLRIDGTWCQALVFRSFGSELMDRCIAEIVDLPIPLSVSIHVQGMDKARAVSFVKQRLAWMDKEIIDEQRAAVKRGYDYTILPSELRYSKEEAEDLLDDLQNKNQRLFRYTGLAWAYADTEAELDERVLQITRAARSNSIELEALDYRQREGMNSILPLGNNHVDVGRFMTTAEIAVQMPFATQELNQEGGGYYGQNKESSNLVICNRKRLASPMGYVAGKPGSGKSFSVKREIENTILAYPDDQVIVFDPAGEYSSVVVPNGGTCIRLGPDSDAHLNPFDLADVEGHATASQRAFKIDAFLALSGATMAEGRQGLPEADKSIISRCVEDAYERCAAEGRVPVLADLYEGLLAQPEPEARGIALRYERYVRGATSFFSHESNVGFDARITCVDLRDLSQNMRTFGMLTALESVRNRMYANFERGVTTWLYIDEVQSLFEHPSIVSYFSKFWAEGRKFNLICTGITQNSVYMLEHEEARNMVLNSDFVLLHKQSPLDRRAWADLLGLSEREEGYIDESAKPGEGLLIAGAARVPIKDDFPRGQLYDLFNTKPDEVAELKRASGGRGAR, from the coding sequence GTGAGCCGAGCAAGGAAGGAAGCTAGCGGCGAGGGAGAGGGGCGCGGGCCGAGGCTGAGGCTCGCCGGCAGGGGCAAGTCCGTCGGGCAGCGCATGCGCGAGCAGGACCGCGAGCTCGCCGACGCCACCGCCGAGCAGAGGCGCCGCCGCCACGCGGCGCGCGACGTCTACGACGCCATCGGGTTCGAGTCCATGTGGGCGGACGGGATCTGCGAGGTGGAGCGCGGGCTCTTCTCGCAGACCGTGGCCTTCTCGGACATCAGCTACCAGAGCGCCCGGAAGGAGGCCCAGGAGGCGGTCTTCTCCGCCTGGTGCCAGCTCCTGGACGGGTTCGGCGCCGACTCGTCGGTGCAGCTCTCCATCACCAACACGCCGATCCCCGCGGAGGAGATCGGCAGCCGATCGTTCTTCGACGAGTCCGACCCGGTGACGGGGCGCTTCGCCGCCGAGTACAACCGCATCCTCAACGACAAGATGCGCGAGGGCATCTCGAACCTCGTGCGCACGCGCCACCTCACCTACGCGGTCGGGGCGCGCGACGTGGAGTCGGCGGTGCCCCGCCTCGCGAGGATCCGCGGCGAGGTCACCCAGGCGCTCCAGCGCGTGAGGTGCGAGGTCGAGCCCCTGGACGGGCCGGCGCGCCTCGAGGCGATGGGCGCCCTCATAAGGCCGGGCCGCCGCATCCCGACGGACTGGTCGCTCCTCGCAGCGCACACGGGGCTCAGGGCGAAGGACCTGGTGTGCCCGGGCTGCATCGAGACCAAGCCCGGGGGCTCGGCCTCCAAGCTCCGCATCGACGGCACCTGGTGCCAGGCGCTCGTGTTCCGCTCGTTCGGCAGCGAGCTCATGGACCGCTGCATCGCCGAGATCGTGGACCTGCCGATCCCGCTCTCCGTCTCCATCCACGTGCAGGGCATGGACAAGGCGCGGGCGGTCTCCTTCGTGAAGCAGCGCCTCGCCTGGATGGACAAGGAGATCATCGACGAGCAGCGAGCCGCCGTGAAGCGCGGCTACGACTACACGATCCTGCCCTCGGAGCTGCGCTACTCCAAGGAGGAGGCGGAGGACCTCCTCGACGACCTGCAGAACAAGAACCAGCGGCTCTTCCGCTACACGGGGCTCGCATGGGCCTACGCCGACACGGAGGCCGAGCTCGACGAGCGCGTGCTCCAGATCACGCGCGCCGCGAGGTCGAACTCCATCGAGCTCGAGGCGCTCGACTACCGCCAGCGCGAGGGCATGAACTCGATCCTGCCCCTGGGCAACAACCACGTGGACGTGGGGCGCTTCATGACCACGGCGGAGATCGCCGTGCAGATGCCCTTCGCCACCCAGGAGCTCAACCAGGAGGGCGGCGGCTACTACGGGCAGAACAAGGAGAGCTCGAACCTCGTGATCTGCAACCGCAAGCGCCTCGCGAGCCCCATGGGCTACGTGGCGGGAAAGCCCGGCAGCGGAAAGTCCTTCTCGGTCAAGCGCGAGATCGAGAACACGATACTGGCGTACCCCGACGACCAGGTCATCGTCTTCGACCCGGCCGGCGAGTACTCCTCGGTCGTCGTGCCCAACGGCGGCACGTGCATCAGGCTCGGCCCGGACTCGGACGCCCACCTCAACCCGTTCGACCTCGCGGACGTGGAGGGCCACGCCACGGCCTCGCAGCGCGCCTTCAAGATAGACGCGTTCCTCGCGCTGTCCGGCGCGACCATGGCGGAGGGCCGGCAGGGCCTGCCCGAGGCGGACAAGTCCATCATCAGCCGCTGCGTCGAGGACGCCTACGAGCGCTGCGCCGCCGAGGGGAGGGTGCCGGTGCTCGCGGACCTCTACGAGGGCCTGCTCGCGCAGCCCGAGCCCGAGGCCAGGGGGATAGCGCTGCGCTACGAGCGCTACGTGCGCGGGGCCACCTCGTTCTTCAGCCACGAGAGCAACGTGGGGTTCGACGCGCGCATCACCTGCGTCGACCTGCGCGACCTCTCGCAGAACATGCGCACCTTCGGCATGCTCACGGCACTGGAGAGCGTGCGCAACCGCATGTACGCCAACTTCGAGCGCGGCGTCACGACCTGGCTCTACATCGACGAGGTGCAGTCGCTCTTCGAGCACCCCTCGATCGTGAGCTACTTCTCGAAGTTCTGGGCCGAGGGCCGCAAGTTCAACCTGATCTGCACGGGCATCACGCAGAACTCCGTCTACATGCTGGAGCACGAGGAGGCCCGCAACATGGTCCTCAACTCCGACTTCGTGCTGCTCCACAAGCAGTCGCCGCTCGACCGCAGGGCCTGGGCTGACCTGCTGGGGCTCTCGGAGCGCGAGGAGGGATACATCGACGAGTCCGCCAAGCCCGGCGAGGGCCTCCTCATCGCCGGCGCCGCCCGCGTGCCCATAAAGGACGACTTCCCGAGGGGCCAGCTCTACGACCTCTTCAACACGAAGCCCGACGAGGTCGCCGAGCTCAAGCGCGCCTCCGGCGGGAGGGGCGCCAGATGA
- a CDS encoding PrgI family protein, translating into MPLSVAVHKDIGEYQEKVVGKLSLRTLLCVAGGLATSVAAAAACQLLLGIEAADASLPVMCASLPFWLAGFWRPHGMRAERFLPLLWEHATGDGVLLYRGPEAHRLPDGPIAVRTTRRHRRRARRRGAELREPSKEGS; encoded by the coding sequence ATGCCGCTCTCGGTCGCCGTCCACAAGGACATAGGCGAGTACCAGGAGAAGGTCGTCGGCAAGCTCAGCCTGCGCACGCTGCTGTGCGTCGCGGGCGGGCTCGCCACGTCGGTCGCCGCGGCGGCCGCGTGCCAGCTCCTGCTGGGCATCGAGGCCGCGGACGCGAGCCTGCCCGTCATGTGCGCGTCGCTGCCGTTCTGGCTCGCCGGGTTCTGGCGGCCGCACGGCATGCGGGCGGAGCGGTTCCTGCCGCTCCTTTGGGAGCACGCGACGGGCGACGGCGTGCTGCTCTACAGGGGCCCGGAGGCCCACCGTCTCCCAGACGGGCCAATCGCAGTTAGGACGACGCGCCGCCACAGGCGCCGCGCCAGGAGGAGGGGGGCCGAGCTCCGTGAGCCGAGCAAGGAAGGAAGCTAG